The genomic DNA GCTGGCAAGAAACCCTGCCACCTCTTTTTTGAAGCCTCAGCCCCATCAGTACACTCACCATGCCAGGAATAATTGCAGGACGTGATGTAGACCTCATTCAGTTCCGCCTCAAGACCGCAACCCAACGGTCGAAGAGTAATAACGTGGCCAGGCGGATTGCAACTCTCGGAAACCTTGCCGCAATCCTTGCCACTTGGAAATCTGACGCGCAAATCCACTGGTTTACAATACCACATGATATTCGAGCCGCAGCCGGCACGTTGTGGTACTGACATAGACATTTGACGGAGACCATGAAAGTATCGTCTGCTATTATCATTGCGCTGGTTCTCCTTGGAACACCGGGTGGTGCGAAAGATTCCCGGGACGAAGTCTTTGTTTTCAAAGCTTCACGAGGAGACATAGCATTCAATCACACCGCCCATCAGAAGTGGCTCGCTCCCCAAGGGTGCAGACCCTGTCACAAGACGGAAAAGCCGTCATTGTACAAGCCGGAGAAATCCTTCGATCCAGTCATAGCCCATTACTTCTGCAAGGGTTGCCATCGTGAAAAAGGCCGGG from Geobacter sp. DSM 9736 includes the following:
- a CDS encoding cytochrome c3 family protein, whose product is MKVSSAIIIALVLLGTPGGAKDSRDEVFVFKASRGDIAFNHTAHQKWLAPQGCRPCHKTEKPSLYKPEKSFDPVIAHYFCKGCHREKGRGPMECHQCHKRNK